One stretch of Roseibium sp. HPY-6 DNA includes these proteins:
- a CDS encoding NAD(P)H-quinone oxidoreductase has translation MAHMQNLPDTMTAIAISEPGGPEVLVAEERPLPVPGPHEILIRVEAAGVNRPDVLQRKGAYPPPKSASDLPGLEVAGEIVACGDEVKRYTTGDKVTALAPGGGYAEYCKVPAGHALPVPAGLSIIEAAALPETFFTVWTNVFDRCALAAGERFLVHGGTSGIGTTAIQLAKVFGAEVFTTVGSNEKADAVRKLGADHVINYRTDVFEKVIHEITGGEGVNVILDMVGGDYVERNWKAAAVEGRICQIATLNGVAENANFSRLMVKRLTHTGSTLRPRSDAFKTAIAENLEAKVWPLIESGKVKPVMDSTYPLAQAAEAHRRMEGSGHIGKIVLTASD, from the coding sequence ATGGCCCATATGCAAAATTTGCCGGACACCATGACCGCAATTGCGATTAGCGAGCCGGGAGGGCCGGAAGTGCTCGTTGCCGAAGAGCGGCCGTTGCCTGTTCCGGGCCCGCACGAGATCCTGATCCGGGTCGAGGCCGCCGGGGTCAACCGTCCGGATGTCCTTCAGCGAAAAGGGGCTTACCCGCCGCCGAAAAGCGCGTCTGACCTGCCGGGGCTTGAGGTTGCCGGTGAGATCGTTGCCTGCGGTGATGAGGTCAAGCGCTACACGACAGGTGACAAGGTCACGGCGCTCGCTCCCGGTGGTGGCTATGCCGAATACTGCAAGGTTCCGGCCGGACATGCGCTGCCAGTGCCCGCAGGTCTGTCAATCATCGAAGCCGCAGCGCTGCCTGAGACCTTTTTCACCGTCTGGACGAATGTTTTTGACCGCTGTGCTCTTGCTGCTGGCGAACGGTTTCTCGTTCACGGTGGTACGTCGGGCATAGGCACCACAGCGATCCAATTGGCGAAGGTCTTCGGGGCAGAAGTGTTCACAACTGTTGGCTCCAACGAGAAGGCCGATGCTGTTCGAAAACTTGGCGCGGATCACGTGATCAACTACCGCACGGATGTCTTTGAGAAAGTCATTCACGAGATTACCGGCGGTGAAGGTGTCAACGTGATTCTCGACATGGTCGGTGGCGACTATGTCGAGCGGAACTGGAAAGCCGCGGCGGTCGAGGGGCGGATCTGCCAGATCGCGACGCTGAACGGCGTTGCGGAAAACGCCAATTTTTCGCGCCTGATGGTCAAGCGGCTGACGCATACCGGATCGACACTGCGCCCGCGCAGCGACGCCTTCAAAACTGCGATTGCAGAAAACCTGGAGGCGAAGGTCTGGCCGTTGATCGAGTCGGGAAAAGTGAAGCCGGTTATGGATTCGACCTACCCGCTCGCGCAGGCCGCCGAGGCCCATCGGCGGATGGAAGGTTCTGGACATATTGGGAAAATCGTCCTGACCGCGAGCGACTGA
- a CDS encoding DUF1192 domain-containing protein produces the protein MSLFDEDVPKKLETGKITVGEELARLSEEELSERISALEAEINRTQQELEQRSTIRDAANSVFR, from the coding sequence ATGAGCCTTTTTGACGAAGATGTCCCCAAAAAGTTGGAGACCGGAAAAATTACCGTTGGGGAAGAACTTGCCCGTCTGTCGGAGGAAGAACTTTCCGAGCGCATTTCGGCCCTTGAGGCTGAAATTAACCGTACGCAGCAGGAGTTGGAACAACGCAGTACTATTCGCGATGCTGCGAACTCGGTTTTTCGGTGA
- a CDS encoding DUF1465 family protein — protein MKKAGGPASAVHIAHHLANSDNFQNLFQEGMSLVEETAMYLDGEGREEAKQLPRPASLAYATESMRLTTRLMQLASWLLLQRAVNEGEMSREQAGSEKNKVRLDKLSSTTGGPSWEDLPQTLRDLIERSTRLQERVVHLDKMLYRKGVEEHHEEEAINDNPVASQLNQLHAAFAKLG, from the coding sequence ATGAAAAAAGCCGGTGGTCCTGCAAGTGCGGTACACATTGCACATCACCTAGCCAACTCGGACAACTTCCAGAACCTGTTTCAGGAAGGCATGTCTCTCGTTGAAGAAACCGCCATGTATCTGGATGGAGAGGGCCGCGAGGAAGCCAAGCAGCTGCCGCGCCCCGCTTCACTCGCTTACGCGACAGAATCCATGCGGCTGACAACCCGGCTGATGCAACTTGCTTCGTGGCTCCTGCTTCAGCGCGCAGTCAACGAAGGCGAAATGTCCCGTGAGCAGGCAGGCAGCGAGAAAAATAAGGTCCGTCTGGATAAGCTCAGCAGCACAACCGGTGGCCCGTCCTGGGAAGATCTTCCGCAAACATTGCGCGATCTGATCGAGCGCTCCACGCGTCTTCAGGAACGCGTCGTTCACCTCGACAAGATGCTCTATCGCAAAGGCGTCGAAGAGCACCACGAGGAAGAAGCGATCAACGACAACCCGGTCGCATCTCAACTGAACCAGCTGCACGCGGCCTTCGCGAAGCTTGGCTGA